One genomic segment of Desulfobacteraceae bacterium includes these proteins:
- the nrfD gene encoding polysulfide reductase NrfD: MDSALIPEGVKRAPLGKFLLSIGVVSVVLLWGVFAMLLCWIKGLNQTNMNNAYGFALWIWADLAVIALGGGAFFTGFLRYVVGKDLLKNIINYAVLIGFICYSSALLILAIDIGQPLRGWFIFWHANVHSMLTEVAFCLSVYFAVLTVEYIPLVLENRQLNKVPFLHNLAHNMHEIMAVFAATGAFLSFFHQGSLGGVAGVLYGRPFGYREGVLIWPWTFFLFTWSAAAAGPSFTIFVTRLTEKLTGKTLVKQEVIDLLAKISGWMLLTYIIAKIGDTLYWAFVTAPSKGLVLGQFYTQNPGSVYGYWILFAEVVVCGLLPALILITKRGRTNRKTLFTAVTLAAIGVCLNRWVMVLQVLAIPVLPFESWNMYFPSWQEIATTILPVAYGVILIMLSHRYLPIFPQERELNPVE, translated from the coding sequence ATGGATTCTGCATTAATTCCTGAAGGCGTCAAACGCGCACCGCTGGGGAAATTTTTGCTGAGCATCGGCGTGGTCAGCGTTGTCCTGCTGTGGGGCGTCTTTGCCATGCTGCTTTGCTGGATCAAGGGTTTGAACCAGACCAACATGAACAATGCTTACGGGTTTGCCCTCTGGATCTGGGCCGACCTGGCGGTCATCGCCCTGGGCGGCGGCGCCTTTTTCACCGGCTTTCTGCGTTACGTGGTGGGCAAGGACCTGCTTAAAAACATCATCAACTACGCGGTCCTGATCGGCTTTATCTGCTACAGTTCGGCGCTCTTGATCCTGGCCATCGACATCGGCCAGCCGCTGCGCGGCTGGTTCATCTTCTGGCACGCCAACGTTCACTCGATGCTCACCGAGGTGGCCTTCTGTCTTTCGGTCTATTTCGCCGTGCTGACCGTCGAGTATATCCCGCTTGTCCTGGAAAACCGCCAGCTGAACAAGGTGCCCTTCCTGCACAACCTGGCCCACAACATGCACGAAATCATGGCGGTTTTTGCCGCCACCGGCGCCTTTCTGTCCTTTTTCCACCAGGGGTCCCTGGGAGGGGTGGCCGGGGTCCTCTACGGGCGTCCCTTCGGCTACCGCGAGGGGGTCCTGATCTGGCCCTGGACTTTTTTTCTGTTCACCTGGTCGGCGGCCGCCGCCGGGCCGTCCTTCACGATTTTCGTCACCCGCTTGACCGAAAAATTAACCGGCAAAACCCTGGTCAAGCAGGAGGTCATCGATCTGCTGGCCAAGATCAGCGGATGGATGCTGTTGACTTACATCATCGCCAAGATCGGGGACACCCTCTACTGGGCATTCGTTACCGCTCCCTCCAAAGGGTTGGTGCTGGGCCAGTTTTACACCCAAAACCCCGGGTCGGTTTACGGCTACTGGATCCTCTTCGCCGAGGTGGTGGTCTGCGGGCTGCTGCCCGCCCTGATCCTGATCACCAAAAGGGGGCGCACCAACCGCAAGACCCTTTTTACCGCCGTTACCCTGGCCGCCATCGGTGTCTGCCTCAACCGCTGGGTGATGGTCCTTCAGGTGCTGGCGATACCGGTACTGCCGTTTGAAAGCTGGAATATGTACTTTCCCAGCTGGCAGGAAATCGCCACCACCATCCTGCCGGTGGCTTACGGGGTGATCCTGATTATGCTCTCGCACCGCTACCTGCCGATTTTCCCCCAGGAAAGGGAACTCAACCCGGTGGAGTGA
- a CDS encoding 4Fe-4S dicluster domain-containing protein, with the protein MKQDHEHKQNKKYGMVINLDKCTGCGACMAACMAENNVPFRKDETDKLLSTAWLRIYKLNNGKPYPETDICYLPRPCQQCEGHAGHSPCVSVCPATATDYDMETGIVSQIYTRCFGCRYCMAACPYHVRLFNWWDPVWPDGMEKYLSPNVSVRMRGVVEKCSFCFHRYQLAKDKAYAEGRRELAEEEYQTACTQACPADAITFGDLNNPKHKVYELKNDPRAFRLLERLGTNPKVYYISSREWVRRAGDNYLEHEKTGAVASGHH; encoded by the coding sequence ATGAAACAAGACCACGAGCACAAGCAGAATAAGAAATACGGCATGGTCATCAACCTGGACAAATGCACGGGCTGCGGCGCCTGCATGGCCGCCTGCATGGCCGAAAACAACGTCCCCTTCCGCAAAGATGAAACCGACAAACTGCTCAGCACCGCCTGGCTGCGGATTTACAAGTTAAACAACGGCAAGCCCTACCCGGAAACTGATATCTGCTATCTGCCGCGACCCTGCCAGCAGTGCGAAGGCCACGCGGGCCACTCTCCCTGCGTGTCGGTCTGCCCGGCCACCGCCACCGACTACGACATGGAGACCGGCATCGTCAGCCAGATTTACACCCGCTGCTTCGGATGCCGCTACTGCATGGCGGCCTGCCCCTACCATGTGCGGCTGTTCAACTGGTGGGACCCGGTCTGGCCCGACGGCATGGAAAAATACCTCAGCCCCAATGTGTCGGTGCGCATGCGGGGGGTTGTCGAAAAATGCAGTTTCTGCTTCCACCGCTACCAGCTGGCCAAAGACAAAGCCTATGCCGAGGGGCGGCGCGAGTTGGCGGAAGAGGAATATCAGACGGCCTGCACCCAGGCCTGCCCGGCCGATGCGATCACCTTCGGAGACCTCAACAACCCCAAACACAAGGTTTATGAGCTGAAAAACGACCCGCGTGCCTTCCGCCTGCTGGAGCGGTTGGGCACCAACCCCAAAGTTTACTACATTTCCAGCCGGGAATGGGTCCGACGGGCAGGCGACAACTACCTGGAGCACGAAAAAACCGGCGCCGTTGCCTCCGGCCACCATTGA
- a CDS encoding molybdopterin-dependent oxidoreductase, whose protein sequence is MKIDRRSFLALTAGGTVGTALTPLPWKLTDDISIWSQNWPWTPVPPGGEATHVNSTCTLCPAACGITVRKIDQRAVKIEGMAGHPVNDGGICILGVSGLQLLYGPSRVKTPLKRVGDRGAGHWQPISWDQAVAEVAQKLGELREKGEGHTVAAICGSDRGTLPQLFSRLLTVYGSPNFFTLPTIHDTYAMTLGLMQGGNPQAGFDVENTDYLLSFGSGILEGWGAPVRMFRANSRWRSGYGKVVQVEARLSTTAAKADRWMPVNPGSEAALAMGLAHVILREKLYQRDFIKHHTEGFDEWQKGVLAGYAPDAVAAVSGVPAAEIEALAREFARARKPLAICGRGQGNTPGSLAESMAVHALNALVGNLQRPGGVWAMPEIEYIDWAEAEMDALAVAGLQQDRLDGAGSDGFPYAKYLPNRLVEAVNSGQGYPLQALLVSGANPCYSLADAAAVQKAIAAVPFVVSFSSFMDETAVNADLILPNHTNLERYEDVPTPLGLTRPIIGLSRPVVAPQFNTRHTGDVVIQIARAIGGTVGSAFPWPTYEACLQMTLAGAWGPLNRDGFWEVPGFQPADWAHAFETASGKFEFTNAAITSLALSEPIVLPGDEKAFPLLLMPFDSMRLTNGWIGNPPFMTKAVDDTVLKGDDVLVELNPQTASSLGLSQGQAAELQTPVGAARVRVNLFEGVRPGVVAMPTGLGHTAFDEFIAGKGVNYNMLAGPVADPASGLDAAWGIRAKLTKA, encoded by the coding sequence ATGAAAATAGATAGAAGAAGTTTTTTGGCGCTCACAGCGGGCGGGACCGTCGGAACGGCGCTTACGCCGTTGCCCTGGAAACTCACCGACGACATTTCCATCTGGAGCCAGAACTGGCCCTGGACCCCTGTCCCCCCCGGTGGCGAGGCGACCCATGTCAATTCCACCTGCACCCTCTGTCCGGCGGCATGCGGGATCACCGTGCGCAAAATCGATCAGCGCGCCGTCAAGATCGAAGGGATGGCCGGGCACCCGGTCAACGACGGCGGCATCTGCATTCTGGGCGTTTCGGGCCTGCAGCTGCTCTACGGTCCCTCGCGGGTCAAGACCCCGCTGAAACGGGTCGGCGATAGGGGCGCGGGCCACTGGCAGCCCATCTCCTGGGACCAAGCGGTAGCCGAGGTTGCCCAGAAGCTGGGCGAACTGCGCGAAAAAGGTGAAGGCCACACCGTGGCCGCCATCTGCGGCTCGGATCGCGGTACGCTCCCCCAGCTCTTCAGCCGCCTCTTGACGGTCTACGGGTCCCCCAATTTCTTCACCCTGCCCACCATTCACGACACCTATGCCATGACCCTCGGCCTCATGCAGGGGGGCAACCCCCAGGCGGGCTTTGACGTCGAGAACACCGATTACCTGCTAAGCTTCGGCAGCGGCATCCTCGAGGGCTGGGGCGCCCCGGTGCGGATGTTTCGGGCCAACAGCCGCTGGCGCAGCGGCTACGGCAAGGTGGTGCAGGTCGAAGCGCGCCTGTCCACCACGGCGGCCAAGGCGGACCGCTGGATGCCCGTCAACCCGGGCTCCGAGGCGGCGTTGGCCATGGGCCTGGCCCATGTGATCCTACGTGAAAAGCTCTACCAGCGGGATTTCATCAAACATCACACCGAGGGGTTTGACGAGTGGCAGAAGGGGGTTTTGGCCGGCTACGCCCCGGATGCCGTTGCCGCCGTCAGCGGGGTGCCGGCCGCCGAGATCGAAGCCCTGGCACGCGAGTTCGCCCGGGCGCGCAAGCCCCTGGCGATCTGCGGCCGCGGCCAGGGCAACACTCCCGGCAGCCTCGCGGAGTCCATGGCGGTGCACGCCCTCAACGCCCTGGTGGGCAATCTGCAGCGCCCCGGGGGTGTCTGGGCGATGCCCGAAATCGAATACATCGACTGGGCCGAAGCCGAGATGGACGCCCTGGCCGTTGCCGGACTTCAGCAGGATCGCCTGGACGGCGCCGGCAGCGACGGCTTCCCGTACGCCAAATACCTGCCCAACCGGCTGGTCGAGGCCGTCAACAGCGGCCAGGGGTATCCCCTGCAGGCCCTTCTGGTCAGCGGGGCCAACCCCTGCTACAGCCTGGCCGACGCCGCCGCGGTGCAAAAAGCCATCGCGGCCGTCCCCTTCGTGGTCAGTTTTTCCTCTTTCATGGACGAAACCGCCGTCAATGCCGATCTGATTCTGCCCAACCACACCAATCTGGAACGCTACGAGGATGTGCCCACCCCGCTGGGACTGACCCGCCCAATTATCGGGCTTTCGCGGCCGGTGGTCGCCCCGCAGTTCAACACCCGCCATACCGGCGACGTCGTCATCCAGATCGCGCGCGCCATCGGCGGGACGGTCGGCAGCGCTTTCCCCTGGCCAACCTACGAGGCCTGTCTTCAAATGACCCTGGCGGGGGCCTGGGGCCCCCTCAACCGCGACGGCTTCTGGGAGGTTCCGGGGTTTCAGCCGGCCGACTGGGCGCATGCCTTCGAAACGGCCTCGGGGAAATTCGAGTTCACCAATGCGGCCATCACCAGTCTGGCCCTTTCCGAGCCCATCGTGCTGCCGGGGGATGAAAAGGCGTTCCCGCTGCTGCTGATGCCCTTTGACTCCATGCGCCTGACCAACGGCTGGATCGGGAACCCGCCCTTCATGACCAAAGCCGTGGACGATACCGTGCTCAAGGGCGACGATGTTCTGGTGGAGCTCAACCCGCAAACCGCCAGCTCATTGGGCCTCTCCCAGGGACAGGCGGCCGAGCTGCAGACGCCCGTGGGCGCCGCCCGTGTTCGGGTCAATCTCTTCGAGGGCGTCCGCCCCGGTGTCGTCGCCATGCCGACCGGTCTGGGCCATACGGCCTTCGACGAGTTTATCGCCGGCAAGGGGGTCAACTACAACATGCTGGCCGGCCCGGTTGCGGACCCCGCATCCGGCCTCGATGCGGCCTGGGGGATTCGGGCGAAGTTGACTAAGGCCTAA
- a CDS encoding ComEC/Rec2 family competence protein encodes MALRPVVPALLGLIVGIWVGERLPHGAAWAWGALAAALVGAVFGAVRRHPNPLVVPIFFAALGYLLIHPWVAPELPPHHVSNFSGPVKWRITGIVEAAPATSGHRMKFVLRGETLSDGAGSTAVTGKIQVTVAGAAPALAAGDRVMLPSRLSAFRNFNNPGGFDYRRYMAFKGLRVRAFCPGGELTVLGRVPLSGFQKRLNRYREAVAALIDGQGRPRAQAVLKALVIGRRDGIAPGLRDAFNRAGIGHLLAISGLHIGIVAMGFFRSFSWLLARFEVLLWHAWTRKGAALLSLAAVVGYGLLAGMSPSTQRAVVMAAVFLCAFVMEREPELFNTLALAALIILLLHPPALFAVSFQLSFGAVFWILFGLRRFFAPNGAPTAAGIGSVWSAGLRRVGMFFWVSLLAFLGSLPLVMVYFNQISLVGLAANCLFVPLIGFVVVPLGVVGAGLLAFSPFLAAQAFRIALPILDWGLTGVEWVAAWPWAAVKTVTPTRLEVVCFYAVLWGGLCWLRPASTIAPEGAPAAAGGWRPPNALALLVLALALLTAAADIGYWSWQRFWRSDLRVTVLDVQQGSCALVEFPRGHCMLIDGGGFSDNTRFDIGERVVAPFLWCRKIRTLDTL; translated from the coding sequence ATGGCTTTGCGCCCGGTGGTCCCGGCGCTGCTGGGCCTGATCGTGGGGATTTGGGTTGGCGAGCGCCTCCCCCACGGGGCTGCCTGGGCCTGGGGGGCGCTGGCGGCAGCTCTCGTTGGCGCGGTTTTTGGCGCGGTCCGCAGACATCCCAACCCCCTGGTGGTGCCCATTTTTTTTGCCGCTCTGGGCTACCTTCTAATCCACCCTTGGGTGGCCCCCGAACTTCCCCCTCACCATGTAAGCAACTTCAGCGGCCCCGTCAAATGGCGGATTACGGGTATTGTCGAAGCCGCCCCGGCCACTTCCGGACACCGGATGAAATTCGTCCTGCGGGGTGAGACCCTTTCCGATGGTGCCGGCTCCACTGCGGTCACTGGTAAAATCCAGGTGACGGTGGCCGGCGCCGCGCCTGCGCTTGCGGCCGGAGACCGCGTGATGTTGCCAAGCCGCCTCAGCGCCTTTCGCAATTTCAACAACCCCGGTGGGTTTGACTATCGGCGCTACATGGCCTTTAAGGGGTTGCGCGTCAGGGCCTTCTGTCCGGGCGGGGAGCTGACGGTTTTAGGGCGGGTGCCGCTCTCCGGCTTCCAGAAGCGGCTCAACCGCTATCGCGAGGCGGTGGCCGCGCTGATTGACGGACAGGGGCGGCCCAGGGCCCAGGCGGTGCTCAAAGCCCTTGTGATCGGCCGGCGGGATGGGATTGCACCCGGGCTCAGGGACGCCTTCAACCGGGCCGGAATCGGTCACCTGCTGGCCATCTCCGGACTTCACATCGGCATCGTCGCCATGGGGTTCTTCAGATCTTTCAGCTGGCTGCTGGCCCGCTTCGAAGTGCTCCTATGGCATGCCTGGACCCGCAAGGGGGCGGCCCTGTTGTCCCTGGCCGCGGTTGTCGGATACGGCCTGCTGGCGGGCATGTCACCCTCGACCCAGCGGGCCGTCGTCATGGCGGCGGTTTTTCTCTGCGCCTTCGTTATGGAACGCGAGCCGGAGTTGTTCAACACCCTTGCACTGGCCGCCCTGATTATTTTACTCCTGCATCCCCCAGCCCTTTTTGCGGTTTCGTTTCAGCTTTCTTTTGGGGCGGTCTTCTGGATCCTTTTCGGGTTGCGGCGGTTTTTCGCCCCAAACGGCGCACCGACGGCGGCGGGCATCGGCTCCGTCTGGTCGGCTGGCTTGCGGCGGGTCGGAATGTTCTTTTGGGTTTCGCTGCTTGCGTTTCTCGGCTCCCTGCCGCTGGTGATGGTCTACTTCAACCAAATATCGCTGGTGGGGCTGGCGGCCAACTGCCTTTTCGTGCCGCTGATCGGGTTCGTGGTGGTGCCCCTCGGGGTGGTGGGGGCGGGGCTGCTGGCTTTCAGCCCGTTTCTGGCCGCGCAGGCTTTTCGAATCGCCCTCCCCATTTTGGACTGGGGGCTGACAGGGGTTGAATGGGTGGCCGCCTGGCCGTGGGCGGCCGTCAAAACCGTCACCCCGACGCGCCTGGAGGTGGTCTGTTTTTATGCAGTCCTCTGGGGAGGGCTTTGCTGGTTGCGGCCGGCGTCGACGATCGCCCCGGAAGGTGCGCCAGCCGCAGCCGGGGGCTGGCGTCCGCCAAATGCGCTGGCGCTGCTGGTGCTGGCGCTGGCCTTGCTGACGGCTGCGGCTGACATCGGCTATTGGTCCTGGCAGCGGTTTTGGCGTTCGGATTTGCGGGTCACCGTGCTCGATGTTCAGCAGGGCAGTTGCGCCCTGGTGGAATTTCCCCGCGGGCACTGCATGCTGATTGACGGCGGCGGCTTTTCGGACAACACCCGTTTTGATATCGGGGAACGTGTGGTGGCGCCCTTTCTCTGGTGCAGAAAAATTCGGACGCTGGACACTCTCG
- the murA gene encoding UDP-N-acetylglucosamine 1-carboxyvinyltransferase, whose translation MDKIIIEGGRPLRGRVEINGAKNAALPILASALLTDGWNTYHNVPDLKDIESIKELLAQLGAAVESDGRSVRVNAAGLCCPEASYELVRKMRASVLVLGPLVARLKRARVSLPGGCAIGARPINLHLKGLALLGADIKLEHGYVEASAKVLRGNEIDFDVPTVTGTENLLMAAVLAQGRTVLRNAAREPEIVALAETLRAMGADIQGAGTAEITIQGVPELRPVETRIIPDRIEAGTFMVAAALTGGDIQVAGCNPAHLGAVFHKLRQAGAEVQPGEETVRVLGPDILQSVDIKTTPYPGFPTDMQAQFMVLMSVASGLSVISETIFENRFIHVSELRRLGADVMVSGNTATVRGVPHLSGAPVMATDLRASASLVLAGLVARGVTEVRRVYHLDRGYEAIEKKFARLGAVIRREKE comes from the coding sequence ATGGATAAAATCATCATCGAAGGCGGGCGCCCCCTGCGGGGCCGGGTGGAGATCAACGGGGCCAAGAACGCCGCCCTGCCCATTCTGGCTTCCGCGTTGTTGACAGACGGCTGGAACACCTACCACAATGTACCGGATCTGAAAGACATCGAGAGCATCAAGGAACTTCTGGCCCAGCTGGGTGCAGCGGTGGAAAGCGACGGCCGCAGCGTGCGCGTCAATGCCGCCGGCCTTTGCTGCCCCGAGGCTTCCTACGAGCTGGTCCGCAAAATGCGGGCCTCGGTCCTGGTGCTGGGCCCGCTGGTGGCACGTCTCAAAAGGGCCCGGGTGTCGCTTCCCGGCGGCTGCGCCATCGGGGCGCGGCCCATCAATCTGCATCTCAAGGGCCTGGCGCTTTTGGGGGCCGACATTAAACTCGAGCACGGCTATGTCGAGGCTTCGGCCAAAGTGCTCCGGGGCAACGAGATCGACTTCGATGTCCCCACCGTCACCGGCACCGAAAACCTGCTCATGGCGGCGGTTTTGGCCCAGGGTCGGACCGTTTTGCGCAATGCCGCGCGCGAGCCCGAAATCGTGGCCCTGGCCGAAACCCTGAGGGCCATGGGAGCCGACATTCAAGGGGCCGGAACAGCCGAGATCACCATCCAGGGCGTGCCCGAACTTCGGCCGGTGGAAACCCGGATCATTCCGGATCGCATCGAAGCCGGCACCTTCATGGTGGCGGCGGCCCTCACCGGCGGCGATATCCAGGTGGCCGGCTGCAACCCGGCGCATCTGGGCGCCGTTTTCCACAAACTGCGCCAGGCGGGCGCCGAAGTTCAGCCGGGGGAGGAAACGGTGCGCGTTCTGGGGCCGGACATCCTTCAAAGCGTGGATATCAAAACGACCCCTTACCCTGGGTTTCCCACCGACATGCAGGCCCAGTTCATGGTGCTGATGTCGGTGGCCAGCGGCCTCAGCGTCATCTCCGAGACTATTTTCGAAAACCGCTTCATCCATGTCAGCGAGCTGCGGCGGCTGGGGGCCGACGTGATGGTCAGCGGCAATACCGCCACGGTGCGGGGGGTGCCGCACCTCTCCGGGGCGCCCGTGATGGCGACCGATCTGCGGGCCAGCGCCTCCCTGGTGCTGGCCGGTCTGGTGGCCCGCGGGGTTACCGAGGTGCGCCGGGTTTATCACCTGGACAGGGGTTACGAGGCGATCGAAAAGAAGTTCGCCCGGCTCGGGGCTGTGATCCGGCGGGAAAAAGAATAG